DNA from Candidatus Saccharimonadales bacterium:
CATCCTTTATCATCGCAAGTTCGGTCTTGCTGCCGACTTTTAGCTCTATAGGGTGGTGTTTACCTGCTTCACGATAGACCTTGGCAACTTCAAGATATGGAGCCATCATCGCTTTCGATTCTCTGTTATGGCCGTAGACAACAGTCGGTATGTAACCACGCTTCCGCAGTTGGCGGACAGCTCGGCTGCCTAGTTCAGCTCTCTCCTCGAGACTGAGCCCAATTGACTGGTTCATTTATTCTCCTTACACTGGCAAATTACTTCTTTGATTATATAACAAAATAGCCACGAAGGCAGCCTATTGTTATAATCGATGAACAGTGAGCCTACTACCTAACACTATCAGCCTCATCGAAGGGGCCTCTTCTACGGTCGGCATTATTGCCATACTTGCCATTCTCTTTGCGGAGTCTGGATTCTTCGTCGGCCTCATCCTCCCAGGTGATACACTGCTCTTTGCCGCAGGTTTCCTGCTCAGCCAACATTATTTGCATATCAACATATATCTCTTCTATGTCCTGATGATGCTCGCCGCGATTCTGGGCAGCAATCTGGGCTATTATTTGGGGCGTAAGTTTGGACCAAAAGTCTTCGCGCGCGAAGATTCAGTTTTCTTGCACAAAGAGAATATTACCAGAGCAAAGAAATTCTATAAGAGACACGGAGGTAAAACAATCTTCTTATCGCGTTTTATCCCGACCGTTAGGACATTTGCCCCTCTTATAGCCGGAATCGGGGGCATGACGTATCGGCGTTTTATGTTCTTCAATGTCCTCGGAGGTGTTTTTTGGGTCGCTTTAATTACAACTCTTGGCTACTTTCTGGGGGCACGTTTCAAAGGCAGCATTGACCACTATGTATTACCCATAGTAGCAATCGTTATTATTAGCTCTTGGATTCCTGCAATAATTCACTTCTCCAGGGACGCAACAGGACGCAGGCTACTATTTGAGAAGTTACGAACAATAAAAGTTATCCCTGGACGAAAACAAAGTTAAGCATTCGCATACTGTGAATGCACTTGCTTTAGATATGGCACTGTTTTGAGATCTACATTTGCTTGAGTTGAGGTATATTGTCCGAGGAGATTTTCAAGATGCTCTCGACATTGCAGTGTCTGGATTAAAGCCGTGAGTTTCTCAAAACTAAGACTGTCTGACTTCAAGATACTGCGTATTTTTTCAGCATCGTCTTTTGAGCCATCTTGTGCCCTTCTGTGAACTAAGTAGTAGAGTAACAGATTCTCCAGCGAACAAACTGGTAGATGGACACCGAAGTATTCTCGCGTTGTTGCTTCTTGAAAGACCTCATCACTGAACGGGAATTCTACTTCACCTATATCGTCACACAAAGTAATCATTTTGCCACAGATATCAAAACGTGTGTCTCCAAACCAGACTTGGAGACAATTATTAACGTAGTAACCTCTCTCAAATTTACGGACTTGGCACATGTTTGTTCTGCATCCATAATGCGCCTGCACATACTCATCAATCTGTTTTAGATCCTCACATCTGACCCTTACGTCGCAATCGTCAGTCTCGCCCTTCATACCATACAGGTGCAGTGCAAAACCAGCGTGAATATAAAAGGGTATATCTAATGCAGAGAGAACCTCCACGAGTTTAACGAGTTCCTCTTTTTTGATAACTTCCACTGTTCTATCGGGGGCTATCAAATTTGCTCCTTACTGTCTATTTCTCTCTCTACAAGGTCGCGCAACACTGCAGCTTTTGTCTTACCCGTTTTGTATGAGGCCCATCGTAAGTAGTTGTATATCTTTCGATCTATGAAGAAGTTGAAGCGCATATCTTTATTTTCAAAAGTGTTCTCTTGGACAAATTCGCTTATGAGTCTCTTTAGGTCATCTTTAGTCCCGTAGGATGCAAGCGTCACAAGTTCAGAACTAAGAGCAGCACCAAATGTCCCCTTCGAAGCATCCCCACGCGTAAGAATGAGAACTGGCTTTTTCATCTGTATTGCCACAGCTACCTGATAGCCAGTCGAGAAGCTTCTTGAGGTGCCTTCTACAACTATCAGCTCAGCCTGCGACAAAGCCTCCATGCTTTCGCGGTTTATTCCTGATATCTCACGAGTATGTTCTTCACCAGACTTTAATCGGTCATACTCAGCTTCAAGCCAATCAAATGGAATCTCGTTATTCAGCGAAAGAATAACATCTTTGATTTGTCGAAAATATTCGATATCTTCGTCTAGACTAACTCTCGAGGCAATGATTTGTACTAACATGTCGATAGAACCTACCAACCAAAACCCTAACGCTCCAACACATATTGTACGTATGTATTGACATTTCTTGCCGAATTATACATTATCTGGCCATCAAAATAAACCACGTGCAAGAATTTTCTTAATTCTTGAGTAATGGTGTGAGATATTTACCAGTAAAAGATAATTTATTCGTTGTGACTTGCTCGGGCGTACCTTCGACAACGACTTCACCGCCATCTTCTCCACCAGCAGGTCCCATATCAATCAAGTGATCCCCGGACTTGATCACATCGAGGTTATGCTCGATGATTATCATACTGTTACCGGTATCAACGAGAGCGTTAAGAACATGAAGAAGTTTCTTAACGTCATCACTGTGTAGACCAGTTGTTGGCTCGTCGAGTATGTAGAGAGTACGGCCAGTTGCTCGACGGCTAAGCTCTGATGCCAGCTTGATACGCTGAGCCTCACCGCCACTTAGGGTTGTTGCGGGCTGACCAAGCTTTATGTACCCAAGACCCACTTCGTTGAGGGTCTCTAGCTTCCGGGAAATGCTTGGGATATTAGCAAAAAACTCGACAGCCTGTTCAACGGTCATTTCAAGAACGTCTGAAATCGTCTTTTCCTTATAATGAATATCAAGGGCTTCTCTGTTATAACGCTTCCCCTTGCACTCCTCACACTGCACATATACATCAGGCAAGAAATGCATCTCAATCTTTATGACACCATCTCCCTGACAGTTTTCACATCGTCCACCTTTGACGTTGAAGCTGAAACGACCGGCTTTGTAGCCTCGGACACTGGCTTCAGGAGTACTGGCAAACAGTTCACGGATAGGTGTGAAGACGCCTGTGTACGTGGCCGGGTTTGACCGTGGTGTTCGCCCAATTGGAGACTGGTCAATAACAATCACCTTATCGAGATTATCAATTCCCTCAATCGCATCATGAGCACCAGAAACGGTGTTGGCGTGATGCAGACGATGAGCTAGCTCTTTGGCCAGGATATCGTTAACAAGCGTCGACTTACCAGAGCCGGAGACACCGGTAACGACGACCAGCTTCCCGAGCGGTATGTTGACGTTAATATTCTTTAGGTTATGCTCGCGAGCGCCTTTCACGATCAGCTCACGCCCATTCCCTTTTCTGCGACTCTTAGGAACAGGAATAGTCTCTTTGCCACTCAGGTATCTACCCGTGATACTATTGGGGTCTTTGGCAACTTCATCTGGTGTTCCTTCAGCCACAACCTTACCACCGTGTATGCCAGCGCCTGGACCGATATCAAGTAGGTGATCTGCTGAGCGGATCGTTTCTTCGTCATGCTCAACGACGATGACGGTATTGCCAAGATCACGCAGATGCTTAAGGGTAGCAATTAAGCGATCATTATCATGCTGATGCAGACCAATGGATGGCTCATCAAGGACATAGAGAACACCCATCAGGCCTGAGCCAATCTGAGTGGCCAGGCGGATTCTCTGAGCCTCTCCACCACTCAGCGTACTGGCACTGCGGCCCAGCTCGAGATAACTGAGTCCGACATCGTTGAGAAAGTCGAGTCTGGCAGTGATCTCACGAAGAATCTGCTTGGCGATGAATAGTTCTTTTTCACTTAGTTTGAGATTTTTAGTGAATAGTTCCCTGGCATCAACGACGCTAAGGTTTGAGATATCAACTATGGTCAGATCGTGTACAGTAACCGCGAGCGCCTCTGGCTTGAGTCTTGCCCCGTGACAGGTAGTACATTTGCGTTCACGCATGAACTTTTCAATATCACGGCGGATAAAATCACTCTCTGTCTCGCGATAGCGCCGCTCCAAGTTGGGTATGACGCCTTCAAAAGTGGTTTCGAATGTTCGACCGCTGCCGAGAGCTACCCTGTAGCGCCGCGAACCGGTACCATAGAGAATTAGTTTACGCTGCTCTTCGCTCATCTGGCCGACAGGCAGAGTATGGATGGAGAAACCATGAGCCTCGGCCATGGCCGCCACTTGCCTCATATACCACGTATCAACACGGACACGGGCCCATGGTCTGACAGCACCTTCAGCGATCGTCAGCTGCATGTTGAGAACCGTATCGGGGTCGACTTCTAATCGAGTGCCGAGGCCGGTACAGACAGGGCAGGCACCGTGTGGTGAGTTAAAGCTAAAGAGTCGCGGCTGCAGCTCTGGAATCGCGACACTTGGATGATCGACGCAGGCGTAGCGCTGGCTGAAAAGATGGGTGATCTCATTATCAACATCGACGACTTGCACCACCTCATCGCCGAGATCAAGTGCCTGTTCTATGGACTGGCTGATACGGTTTTGGTTGTTCTCTTCGTTCGTCACCCTATCGACGACCAGTTCAATCGAATGCTTTTTCTGCTTATCGAGAACCGGAAACTCATCAAGCGCATAGACAACCCCATCGACACGGACGCGGGCAAAGCCGCCCTGTCGGTACTGAGCCGGGATATGAGCAAACTCTCCCTTTTTGTCGATAACTAATGGGGCGAGAATCATGAGGCGAGCACCATCAGGCAGATCTCGCACTTTCTCGACAATCTGCTGAATAGTCAGGTGGTGGACCGGTTTGCCGCAGATAGGACAGTGGGGCACGCCGATTCTGGCAAAGAACAGACGTAGATAATCATAAAGCTCGGTAACGGTAGCGACGGTCGAACGAGGATTACGGCTGGTCGACTTCTGGTCAATGCTTATAGCTGGGGAGAGGCCGTCTATCTGATCGACATCGGGTTTCTCCATCAGACCCAAAAACTGCCTGGCATAACTACTCAAGCTTTCGACGTAGCGTCGCTGGCCTTCGGCATAGATCGTATCAAAGGCAAGCGACGACTTCCCCGAGCCTGAGAGGCCAGTAATA
Protein-coding regions in this window:
- a CDS encoding VTT domain-containing protein; amino-acid sequence: MSLLPNTISLIEGASSTVGIIAILAILFAESGFFVGLILPGDTLLFAAGFLLSQHYLHINIYLFYVLMMLAAILGSNLGYYLGRKFGPKVFAREDSVFLHKENITRAKKFYKRHGGKTIFLSRFIPTVRTFAPLIAGIGGMTYRRFMFFNVLGGVFWVALITTLGYFLGARFKGSIDHYVLPIVAIVIISSWIPAIIHFSRDATGRRLLFEKLRTIKVIPGRKQS
- the uvrA gene encoding excinuclease ABC subunit UvrA; amino-acid sequence: MSDSIDVRGAREHNLKNVNVTIPREKLVVITGLSGSGKSSLAFDTIYAEGQRRYVESLSSYARQFLGLMEKPDVDQIDGLSPAISIDQKSTSRNPRSTVATVTELYDYLRLFFARIGVPHCPICGKPVHHLTIQQIVEKVRDLPDGARLMILAPLVIDKKGEFAHIPAQYRQGGFARVRVDGVVYALDEFPVLDKQKKHSIELVVDRVTNEENNQNRISQSIEQALDLGDEVVQVVDVDNEITHLFSQRYACVDHPSVAIPELQPRLFSFNSPHGACPVCTGLGTRLEVDPDTVLNMQLTIAEGAVRPWARVRVDTWYMRQVAAMAEAHGFSIHTLPVGQMSEEQRKLILYGTGSRRYRVALGSGRTFETTFEGVIPNLERRYRETESDFIRRDIEKFMRERKCTTCHGARLKPEALAVTVHDLTIVDISNLSVVDARELFTKNLKLSEKELFIAKQILREITARLDFLNDVGLSYLELGRSASTLSGGEAQRIRLATQIGSGLMGVLYVLDEPSIGLHQHDNDRLIATLKHLRDLGNTVIVVEHDEETIRSADHLLDIGPGAGIHGGKVVAEGTPDEVAKDPNSITGRYLSGKETIPVPKSRRKGNGRELIVKGAREHNLKNINVNIPLGKLVVVTGVSGSGKSTLVNDILAKELAHRLHHANTVSGAHDAIEGIDNLDKVIVIDQSPIGRTPRSNPATYTGVFTPIRELFASTPEASVRGYKAGRFSFNVKGGRCENCQGDGVIKIEMHFLPDVYVQCEECKGKRYNREALDIHYKEKTISDVLEMTVEQAVEFFANIPSISRKLETLNEVGLGYIKLGQPATTLSGGEAQRIKLASELSRRATGRTLYILDEPTTGLHSDDVKKLLHVLNALVDTGNSMIIIEHNLDVIKSGDHLIDMGPAGGEDGGEVVVEGTPEQVTTNKLSFTGKYLTPLLKN